The sequence below is a genomic window from Archocentrus centrarchus isolate MPI-CPG fArcCen1 chromosome 18 unlocalized genomic scaffold, fArcCen1 scaffold_23_ctg1, whole genome shotgun sequence.
GATGATGCTAAAACTGGAGAAATGATTGACAGAATCAAGGTAAGCACGCAGCTGCAATATCCATTTTCAAGTAGCAAAGCATATTAATCAACATATTTGTCATAACGTGATGTATACAAATGGCAAATTGTGGACTGGTGGCCAGGTGATTAAATTGGACATGTGCTGTGGGCCAAATTTGGGTCTTACTGCCTGTGTAGTTACATTGGATCTGTTCTCCTCCAGGCTGCAGCTGAGTACTGGCTGGGAAAGGGTTTCGATGGCATCAAGATACCTGACCTCATCATGGCTGCAAGCACACCTGAATGGCCAAAACTGCAGTTGGCTGTTCATGCAAATGTCACCGACAACTCCAAGAAAAGGTTAGTATAgctactgtttttttgtttttttttttttaaattttttagcaAAAGGCTAGAACGAGTGTGATATGAGAGTTATTCACAAGAAGCCCAATTTGGCTGTGacgcagcagcagaagaagaaaatgggaAGGGGAATAAGTACTTCTGACTCAGCAGCCGATGAAGTTGTAGGGCTAATCTGTCTAGAAAGCATCAGTAAAGCGTCAGCTGACAGGACTGTCTCCTCAGATAATTCGGACATTCAAAAGCATTCAAGGAAGTGTTTCTCGCGTTTGTCAGTTATGACTGATCTGACCCATGTGTCTTTCCCTCAGGGCTCTGATGGGTGTGGTTGAGCATGTTTCAGCTCAAGTGTTGTCTCAGCTAGTTAATGTCTCTGGTATCAGTCTCACCTTGTCTGACCTGCTcagcagagaaagtggaggTAGGCTGGAATCACCTGGTTTGTCTTTTCTCTGTAACTTTGTATATAGCGCTTCTCCTCTTGCATAGTAATGAAGCTTTTTATTGACAACAAATGTTCAAAAAATGTGCATTGTAGGTGATTGTTTTACCTGAACATCCACAGGTAAGGAGCGCATTATGGCCATGGATACCCTCCACTCTCAGCAGAGAAGTGTGGGCTGGGGTCTTGGTGCCGCCCAAAAGGACCATCTGTCCAAACAGGCAACGACTACGACCCTGATTCGTCTCTACCAGCTCCTGCTCTTCACCTTGCCCGGAACCCCAGTGTTTACCTACGGAGATGAAATTGGCCTTCAGGTAAGCTTATAAAACAGACCAGATGTTGAAATGTTTCAGCCACCTTACAGCTGTTGCAGTACGTAACCTTTTTTGTCTCCTCTTTCAGGGTAACGACACTCCGAAGATGGTTTGGAATGTAGAGAAAGAAGCTCCTGAGGTAAGGGAGTGATCTCtgtgaatatcactgtaaagcTGGAGTCATTGAGCAACCATTTGGTCGCTTCAAGTATAGTAAAACATTTCCTTGAATTTCAGTCTAACCAGACTGACCATGCCGACATAAGGAAGTGGTTCAGATCCCTCAGTGACCTGCGAGGCAAAGAACGCTCCCTCCTGCACGGTGACTACTACAGTCTCGCCTCCTCGCCCTCCTCCCTGTGTTTCCTCCGTCTGTGGGACCAGAGTGAGAGATACATAACAGCTGTCAACTGGGGAAAAGACGGGTCTGAGCCAGTGACACTAAAGCTGACCCCTACAGGCAAGTCACAGTTCAACAGAAACGTCTAGTCCACATTTAACTAGCAACATCCATTAATTCTACTTGGTTCTtgagtcgtgtgtgtgtgtgtgtgtgtgtgtgtgtgtgtgtgtgtgggtttttttttttggtttttttttgtttgtttttttttttttaaatttataaataTGGTTACCTTTTTGTTTCCGCAGATGGAGTAGAGTTGCCGGAAACGGCCAAGGTGAAGCTGTCAAGTACTGAAGACAAGCAGGTGGACTCCATGATCAAGCTGAATGAAATCACACTTAAAGCTGGAGAAGCAGTCCTTCTGCAGTTCCCCTATACAGGCTAAAGATGGAGCCAAAGGATGGGCAAAGTTACCTACTGATTCATTGGGTcttagtttaaaaataaaaaataaaggttcAGGACTGCCTTTAGTAATGTATTCAGAAGACAAATTAGTTTATTTGACAGAATGGGAATTTATTGGGTCAAATAAAAtgtgcagttttaaaaacagaaaatgttggCCGGTGCAATGAAACCACAACGCAACCTCAGCTCTGCACTACACTGTTATCTGTATGCTCTACAGATGTTTTCAAGACATTCCGTTCTTtgggcatttttattttttaacatttgtgctggttttttttttttttttggtttgtagaAATCCTAAGAAATTCTCCCTTTTAGtgactttagttttttttatgaactttttttttttttttttttgtttcctcctcAAAAGTCACACGAGgaaagaaataaagtttgtgaTCAAGTCTGTCAAGTGAAAAGGATTGGAAAAGAATAAACGATGCTCTGCACTCAGCTGTGTACTCTTTgtgttggtgtttgtgtgtgagacgtGTTTGAGTTGTTGTGACGCTGATATCAGATGAGATCTTGGCAGTCTTTACGCACAAGATCATATCATATAAGACGTTCATTGTTTTCACTACATTAcaggtgttttatatgaaaGTGTGTCACAGATGTGAACAGAGGAAGCGTGTGTATTTTATCACCGCCTTGAGATGGTTTTTGTAGAGGCAGCACACGTGAATCTGAAATGTACGTTGAGCACACACCTATGAGTCTCACTAAATGGATCATCCACCTGTCCATGGCTCTCTTAAAGGAAATCCCGTACATGATACTGCTTCAAATTTTTGCACAGGCAGCGTGATGAGCTGTAATTCTAGACAGACAATAAATTTGACAGAAATGCAAATCAGAAAGAGTTCTGAGTACAGTGTGTTTCATAGTGGTCTTTGAAACTAATCTCTAAATAAAGTGGTTTTGTGATGCATTATTTGCCTGATGAATGAATCAGAGATGATAAAATCAGCAAGACAAATGAGCAATTGGTTACAAAAGTCTGCTTTCTGTATGTACTGTAGCCACAGTTATAAATGTGTAACTTCTCTGGGTCAacttttgtgaaaaaaatgagttgTAGTGATGTAATCATAACTTTTATGGTACAGTTTACTTAATTTATTTCTCTAGCGGGCTCTTTATAAGTCACCAGACTGCTACATTGGCAGTGGGATAAACGGTATTacataaagttgttttttttcccaaaaggaATCAATTTGAAGTGTTAATGTGTCTCAATAGGAGATCAAAAGAATAagaatatttcatatttgtgtatCTGTTACCCAATTAATTTATTGATTTTCAACAACagtctgtggttttagattacCTGACAGTCATCGTTggactttttttcttgttactttagtaaaaaaaaaagctataacTAGTCCTTTAACATATGAACTGATGTTGGTCCTGAAACCTTCCCTTTCCAAATGGAAAATTTAGCatttaaatggaaataaaatattgttttataaAAATAACTTCATTAATCAACCTGAGTACCTCAAGTAGCTACAATTACTACTAAGCActgtatttatgtatatttatgaatattttGCTGACAAATGACAGCACCGTAGTCGGAGCTTTTATACCACTATAAGCAGCATATTTAACAGGTAGTAAAAGGTTTGCATTGACAATATTATGCCAAAGTTCATAAAATATTATTCGCAACATGTATTTAATGTATCAATGCACTGATTTTCTAGattttttatacattatatTGCTATCTTaataatacaaatacaaatttgTTTAAGTATATATTTTACTCTAGTTATGATTGAGCTTATTCTAATGAATATAAACTGTGGAGTTTAATTTATAATAATGCATCGTATTtatgtctgttttatttttttgcattaacaTATTTTGTTGAAGAACTTGAATAACTGTGGCTGCATGATAAATGTTGTGGGTAAAAAGTGCATTATCTGCCTCTGCAATGCAGTAAAGTAAAATTATAAAGTAGTACGAATGAATCAAAATGACCTTAAACGTGGCGGCAGTTGAAGCACGGCGCTCAGATGAATGTGCAGCTCTACTGCAGCATAGCTGATTATAccttcatgcttttatttgagCTCCATGCTGGAGTTTTACTTGGAACTGCTTCTAAACCCAAATAATGTCAATTTTGTAATGACCCATTATTGTAGAATCAACATATATGTAATTAATATTCTGTATGTGGATAATTTTGATGCTTCAGATAGTTTACCTGTGTTTTTGGAAGAAAGGGAAAAGCctagctttaaatgttttaaaaatgtctttatatatttataaactgGCATTCGCAAAATGCTGTTCTTGATACAAAATCTGCATttagaaaactaaaaatgaccCACCGGCAGTCTGggttttatctttttaaatgtactaaAATATCTGAAACATGCCTTATGAATCCTTGCCCTGTAATATAATGCCATAAAACCTGTCAATTTCTCATTCAAAAACCCATTAAAACCCACTCCTTTgataaaaatgtcaaacaatTCCTCTAACACGTGAAACTAAACTCAGTTGAGTTTCGGGGTCTTGGTACAATACAGGGCCGCCGTACTGTGGTATCACAGGGGAGGTTTGAAGCTGATGATACCGGGAATCAGAGCCCGTGTCGCACCTCTGTTTGCACCCCACGCCGCTGCGAAACCAAACCACCGCCATGCACACTCATGACTGACTCTCAGTCTGAGTCTGACTGATACAGATGCACCTTTTACATCACAGTGACATGAAGCTACATGACCTTTCTTCAGCTTTCATGGAACACTGCAGCTTATGAAATACAGTAGTGTAATGCAATCTAGAGTGGAACACCTGAAGGCAAATTGAATACAAGATATTCTCGTTTCAAAAGGCAATTACAAAGCCAGTCACTAATTCACACTAATGTATAATTCAGGACCCCAATACAGGTTGACATGTATGAAAAGACACCGCTTGTTTTGGTAAGCTTTGTTTTGCACCGTGCTCGAGGGGATACGTTGCCtagattttcacacatttttaaacctCTTCTCTCCcctctgacctcagtaaacatgcGCTgctataatttatataatttgtaAACCAAAGGTGTAAACctcatttttaattcattgcTTCCAGTGACTTCAGGTGTAAAGACGCACATTCTGTCACACTGACCTGTCAACTGCAAAGATTTTGAAAAAGCTGAAGCTGTAAAGCCAACTGAAAGACACCCTTTGTCCcactgccttaaaaaaaaaaaaacaacaaaaaactgccAGGTAATCAAAGgtattaaatcatttttctcatttaatgattcatccatttacacacatgaTGAATGACCTCttcaaaatatttcagtttttcaacTTATTTTCAAGTTTCTACTCTTATCAGATATGCATTACAGATCGCAGTGGAAAGGTGCAGAACCTACGCACCTACAGTTTTAGATAGCTGCACGATAATAGTCTTTCTGACTCATCTTATTTTGCTCTAGTAATACTTTACATTTTCCAGAAGTTTTAACTGGTGTTAGTAAGGCTGGCATCACTCCAATCTGGCACTTTTCAAAGCCATCCAGTGGGCTGAATATGACCCTTCGGTGGGCGGTTCTGGTCCTCTGGCCACATGTTTCACATTCCTATAGTAGCTTACTACAATACAGTAAATTCATTATAGGGTTTAATGCATTTGTTAACACTTACTAAATATTTTGTACTCTTCACCCTGGAAGGAATTAATGTTCTTAATCAATTTATGGTTGCTACggaaaaatatgtgaaaaataCAGCTCAGTAAAGCACAAATACATACATTCACCAGCCACTTGATAAGGTACAACTTGCAAGTACGGGTTGGGCCCCCCTTTGGCCTTCAGaacttcatggcacagatttaaaaaatcaagcaaaaaaGATGACTTTGAGCCATAATGCCACACAGCGGCTGCAGATTTGTCTCCTTCCATAATAccaatctcctgttccactacatcccaaaggtgctccattGGACTGAGATCCAGCTGACGGGCGTGCCACCTGGTGTGGCCTTCTGCTGGTCTTCCCATCTggttcaaggtttgatgtgctgtctgttcagagatgctcttctgcacaccttagCTGTAATGAGTATTTTCTGAGTTACCGTCGCTTTTGTGTCGGCAGTCTGGCCGCTCTCCTccgacctctgacatcaacgagGCATTTTCCTCCCAGAGaactctgtaaaccctagagatggttgtgtgggaaaatcccagtagataagcagtttctgaaatactcagactagCCTCTTTTACCAACAACCGTGCCATGTTAAAAGTgccttaaatcacctttcttcctcaatCTGATGCTCGATTTGAAGCGGTCTTCAACATGTCTACATCCCTAAGTGCATTGAGCTGCCCTCATGTCATTAGATATTTGTTGAGGAGCAGGAACCcatgtacctaatgaagtggccggtgagtgtatTTCAAcatatgtattttctttttctaaagcagattaattgtttaaaaaaaaaaagactgatattAAACCTATTTGCAGATTAATGTGAAGCTAAAGCTAGCAGCCAGTTAGCTTAAAATAGAAAATCTCTATTAAGCTAACAAAACTTGCTAACAGCATGTTTCCTTGTCCCCATTTGCAAATATTTGGAGGCTCTCTGCTATTCACTTGTTTCCATGCTTTCcttgtcttttgtttcttctctgAGTCAGATTTGATCCCAGTCCGAGCATCCCCCCTCTCCTGCTGACACCCTTCACCCTGTGTGGCCTCGAAGCCTGAACACGGTATGTGCAAGTCAAAAAAGCTCTAAATCTGCATTTCTCTTCAAAGAAGTGTGCGTGTTTGCTTCTGTGAGACTAAGAAACTTTACGAAAAATATCACTGTTAGCTCagataaaaactaaacaaaacaaacaaacaaaaaatcctagCTTGACTTTATCTGAAGCTAGCAGCATAGCCTGTTAGCTGTAATTTAGCTCATCGAGCTGCACGTGAACAGTGTTTTTGTCACGTCTAATCATTTTCAGCTTCTCACACTTGattttatgctttaaaaaaatgatgtcaAAGGTGGTTACACGggggcttgaaaaaaaaaagttggagtaatacaaaatgaaatagtaaaatgtaatattttatagGTAAATTGTTATTTATGACCGGCAGAAGTTACAGTTTCATGGAAGTTTATCGGCCAGACTACTTTATAACCCTtactctatttatttttttttttggtgtatttATTAAAGTAGCCACATTAAATTTGTTATCTTCAGAGGTGCCAGTGAGCAGATTTTGCTTGTCT
It includes:
- the slc3a2a gene encoding solute carrier family 3 member 2a; protein product: MNKDTEIDMKEVELNELDPEKQPMTGDGQAPGGEKNGSVKLKVPDDEVTFTGLSKDELMKVAGTPGWVRTRWVLLVLFWLGWVGMLAGAIVIIVQAPRCKPIPEMSWWNEGPLYQITDVKAFSEGLKGVADKLDDLNQLKVKGLVIGPLHTVQANEITGLDLQSISPDRGTEEELLAVLEKAHKKSISVVLDLTPNYLGSNVWFDDAKTGEMIDRIKAAAEYWLGKGFDGIKIPDLIMAASTPEWPKLQLAVHANVTDNSKKRALMGVVEHVSAQVLSQLVNVSGISLTLSDLLSRESGGKERIMAMDTLHSQQRSVGWGLGAAQKDHLSKQATTTTLIRLYQLLLFTLPGTPVFTYGDEIGLQGNDTPKMVWNVEKEAPESNQTDHADIRKWFRSLSDLRGKERSLLHGDYYSLASSPSSLCFLRLWDQSERYITAVNWGKDGSEPVTLKLTPTDGVELPETAKVKLSSTEDKQVDSMIKLNEITLKAGEAVLLQFPYTG